The genomic stretch CCCGACCCGTGtggtcttttttttgttttattaattttcttttttattaaaaaaaacgaaaatcaagagcattttaatctttttagggCTTGCTGTTATAAATTAACGATTTAATTTGACCaaggggtttaaattgaaatcaattaaaaattcagataaccaaattaaaaatttttaaagtttaaggagaTATTTCAAAATTGGTAAAAATTTAGGAATCTTCAGTgaaatttctccaaaattttactATGAAAAAACTAGATAGAGCAGTGGCCAACCATGCATGGATGGTTCAGTTCCCCAAGGTGGAAGTCTCCCTCGAAGTTGCAGCATTCTCAAATCATCTCCCATTTTCCATTAACGCAGATGGTAGTTCTATAATACACAGAAAGGGACGGGGGTTCCATTTTGAGGCGAAGTGGGCAGACAACAACGAGTgcaaagaagtaattaaaaagatatggagggtaaagaaaacaaatcatgGAACGTGGAAATCCGTGGAAGGAAAATTAAATGCTAGCAAAAGGGGTATGAAGGAGTGGCAAAGGGTGCATGGGAGGAACATGGGTCAGCAGATTCAACAACTATTAGCCAACCTGCTCACTGCCCAGTCTCACTCAGATGGTACGACTAGTTCTCTATTACACAAGCTGAAAGCTGATTTGGCCGAGAAACAGACCGAGGATGATCTTTTTTGGCGACACAGAGCAAAAAAAGATTGGTTGAGTTTTGGGGATCGAAATACTCGGTATTTTCACGCTTGTGTGAGTTAGAAGAAAAAATCTAGTTTGCTTGTGGATATCATCGATGCACATGGACAAAAGTGGGAGACTCAAGAACTCGTTGGAGATGCATTTGTTCGATACTTTCAAGAATTGTTCACTGCCGGAGGGTCGAGAAACCTGGAGTCGATTCTGGAGACCATGGACGCAATGGTGACTCAATCTATTAATGACTCCCTTTTGAAAGAATTTACGGATGAAGAGGTGGGGAGAGCTCTCACTCAAATGGACTCTTTAAAAGCACCCAGTGCTGATGGGTTTTCCGctagtttttttcaaaaaaattgggcGTCCATTGGAGAAGAGGTTAGCCAAGTTATAATTCATACTTTGAATAATAGATGCATGAATAAAGAGCTCAATTTAACCTATATTGCATTGACACCAAAAATTGCAAATCCAACTTGTGTTACTGAATTCTGGCCCATAAGTCTCTGTAACGTCTTTTACAAGTTGATTTCCAAAACCCTTGCGAGTGGACTTAAATTAGTGTTccctaaaattattttccataaCCAAAGTGCATTCACACCGGCGCAGCTCATAACGGACAACATCTTGGCTGCTTATGAGATGCTACATACAATGCAGTCGAGGATGTCGGGGAAAGTAGGTCATATGGCGTAAAGCTCGACATGAGCAAAGTCTATGACAGGGtggaatgaaattttttggaaGTACTCATATGTAGGATGGGTTTTGATAAGAGATGGATCCAGATGATAATGATGTGTGTCACATCGGCTACATATAAGGTCCTTGTTAATGGATCTCCAACGGGGTGGATTATCCCTTGTAGGAGTATCCGACAAGGGGATCCTATCTcactttatttgtttttgttatgtgCAGAAGCTTTTAGCTCCCTTTTGTCACGGGCGGAGAGCAATGGTGAATTACCCAGAGTTCCTACCTTTAAGACAGGGCCTCGGTTAAACCACCTCTTCTTTGTTGACAATAGCTTGCTATTTTGTAAAGCTATCCCCACTCATTGGCATCAACTAACAAAAATTCTACATATGTACGAGAAGGCCTCGGGATAGCGGTTAAACTGAGCTaaaacatctatttttttttagccaCAACACTACCCCAGATCCAAAGACATAGATTTTGAGATTATAAGGGATTTTTGCCACTCAGAGATACGACAAATATCTTGGCTTACCTGCTCTTGTAGGAAAATCTCGCAATCAGGCTTTCAAGAGTATCAAGGACAGAGTTCGTAGGCGTCTCGGAGATTGGAAGCTAAAATTGTTATCACAAGCTGGAAATGAGATTTTGTTGAAAGGAGCGATCCAAGCAATCCTGTTATATAGCATGAGTATATTCCTTCTTCCAGAGGGTTTATTCACCGAAATTAATTCTTTGATGtagaagttttggtgggggtCTCAAGAAAATGAGTCTCGTATTTATTGAATAAGGTGGAGTAAAATGTCCATGTTGAAAGACCGTGGTGGAATGGGCTTCCGCGACTTAGTGAATTTTAATAAGGCCCTATTGGCGAAACAATACTGGCAATTGTTACAAGCCCCGAAAAGTCTCACGGCTAGAATCCTCAAGGCAAAATACTATCTAAATAACTCTTTATTGGAAGTAAATTGACCACGAAACCATCTTTTGCTTGGAGAAGCATCCAAGGCGCTAGGGATCTTGTTGAGGAGGGAATGATATGGCGCATTGGTAATGGGCAATCGGTAAATATCTGGGGGTATAGATGGATCCCAATTCCATCCACTTACAGGCTCCAATCCCTTCCGACGATGTTGGATCCAAGAAGCAAAGTGAGTGAGCTCTTTGACTGGGAAAATGTAGGATGGAATCAAAATTTGCTATCAAGTATCTTTTTCTGAGGAGGAGGTGGCAGCAATTAAGTCCATTCATATTAGCCAGTTGAACCAACCAAATCTTCAGATTTGGAGGGGGACGAATTCGGGGGTTTTCTCGGTCAAAAGTGCCTATCACTTAGCCAATGAGTTGGAACACAGGAGAAATCCGAAAGGTTCAACCCAGAAAGAGGAGAGTTTTCTATGGAAGACCATCTGGAAAATACCTCTCCCAAATGCTGCTAGAAACTTTTTTTGGTGAGCTTGCCACAACCTCCTACTGACTAAGGATAATCTTCAGAGGCGAAAGGTGGTGAAGGAGCCTATGTGCCGATTTGCAAGAAGGAACCCGAGACGGTGTTGCATGAGTTATGGGGATGCCCAGAAGCTTCGGACGTCTGGAGAAGTAGCAAAAGGGTGTTCCAAAAATGTAAGCAAAAGGGGACCAATTTCTTGCAGCTAGTGGAACAAATTTTTCTGAGACGCAACTTGGAAGATTATATGGTGTTTATGAGCTTAGCTCAACAGATATGGTTCCGTAGAAACACATGGATCCACGAGGGACAGTTTTCCAGCCGAAGCACTATTTTGCAGAAATCAGCTGAGTCTATCGCGGAGTTCCAAAAGCTTCACGACCAGGGTTCTTAACGAGATGCAGTGAATCCTATTGATCGTGGGAAATTATGGACAGCCCCTGGTCAAGGATGGTTCAAAGCAAATTGGGATGTGGCCATAgacaaaactcatgataaagTGGGAATCGAAGTCGTAATCTGAAAGGAGAAAGGGCAGGTCATTGCGGCAATGAGCAAGACAAGATTGGGTTCTTTGGAGCTGTCTACTGGGGAAGCTTTAGGAGCCTTTCATGCAACTCGTCTTAGTATGGATTTGGGACTGCAACACCTTATCCTGGAGGGAGATGCTAAGCAAATAGTGTAGGTTGTCAACTCTTCAATGAGTACGTGGAGTCGATTTGGACACCTAGTGGACGATACTCGGCACCTTCTACGGACACTCCCTCGGTGGACTTGTGTTTTTGTTCATCAGGAAGGAAATGAGGCTGTACACAGGCTTGCAAAAGCAGCCATAACAGATGTCAATGATAGAATATGGAGGAaccaaactccaaattgtattaGTGATATTGTATTGATGGAGCAATTAGCTCTATCTCATGAGTGTTGATAGGGTCCCTAATTCCACCTCCTgatctttattaataagaataTTTGAGtctttcattcaaaaaaaaaaaaaaagaattgggtaaaaaaaaccaaaaaaatactaaagtGACGGAGTGTGGGACCCTCTGTGAATTCTGaatgtacttaaaaaaataaaaataaaaataaaaataaaagtttttttagaTGCTttcagagtaatgctataagttccTATCGTGTCCTTCTTAAGTCCttccaaaaatgatgtgactattaaaatcactattgagtttgtaattgataattattagattttgatcaaatagtaattttaataactacatcatttttaaaatgactCAAAAGGATCATAAAAtagacttataaaattactcgCGTTCATATGTTCACTCACTTGCATGCTATGGCGAACAATTCAACGagcttatttaaataaatttaaaaaataaaaaataaaaaattccttgTTACACGGGCTGCAATGGAGCAAATCACAATCGTTTACTCATGCCCATAAAATGTCATCTCAACAATCCGGGTCGCAAGCTTCCAACCAGGTTATTAATCCGCTTTTTTAACAAGACCATGAggtttatcttctttttttttttgacaaatcaattttttaagtttaaaaatgatcaaattatTCGATCCATACACTTGTTGTAAAgggttttaattaaaattgtgaTACGTACGTAAACAAAAGACCATAAACCAAAACAAATAGTTCTATGTGGACAACAATATCATCTTAActtgacacaaaataaaaataaagaaagagggAGGTGAGTTGTGGCTTGCGTGACGGGGGGTTGGCCACGCACCCTATCCCTGGACCTAGGAGGTGCAAATGACGCACCAAGAGGATAATTCCCCCCTTGGCCGTGTATCCTGGTTGGACTAGGATTCTTACTTTTTGAGAACACGGAGAAGACTAGAAAGTTCTTCATCCCTCATCCCAGTCATGTTTTTCATCACcatggaagaagaaagaagaaaattcaaattgccCACTAAGTCAAGCAGTGGCCATAATCTatgtaaatatattattattaaagtcGCAACCCACCGAAGCCCCTCGGCTAGGGCTGGCTCAATATATTTTAAGGCTTAACACAAAAATTTTAAGTgaagcattttttcttttctatatttaaatactaaataaataatatttattttaataatattattgtatttttatttaaaaattattcttctcGCTTTTTGGAATGCAAAATTACTGATTAATTACcgtataaaatattttataaactttCCATCGAAATATATAGagttgaatattttattattatatttattactaTTAATGTTGTAAgtcttatttattttctaatgttggagaatcaaatgatattaatgccttttttaaaaaaaaattaagtaatggGCCTTAATTAAAGTGTATCTTTTTAGACCATTAATTAAAGTGTATCTATTGACGACAATtaggtctttaattttttttttttttttttttatgaatattttttttttaaaaaaagaaatttattaattGACAACCTTATTAAATTAGAGACCTTATGTGTGACAGCCTAACTTGCTTAAGGGTTGGGCTGGCCCTGCAGGTCGTCCCACCCACCCATACACGCTCACCAGCGAGTGGTGTAAGTTGATGAGTTGCAACTCAATGTCTCACAAGTAGACAAAGTGGGTGATTGTTATGATCATATGTTtgttgaggaggaggaggcatAATATGAACCTTAGAGTTGTGAAAGTAACTTAATTGGTTTCCTTTGAACCTTAATGGTGCTTCATCGTCAATAATCCATGAATTTTACACACAGCCCGTCAATCAACGTGTAAACACATAATCTAATAATCAAAcactaaacaaacaaacaaaagactaTAAAGGAGCACATAGATTTGAAACTACCAGGTACAgcatgacaaacaaaataactcGATCAGTCCAGATTTATGAAATCAACCATGGCTTGAATCAGGGGCTCCACCTTGTGACTCCTAGGATTCAACAGAAAAAACCCATGCCCCTCTCCTTCCGTCTCATAAGAACACAGGGTCCCACCCCACCCACTCTTTCTCAAAGCCTCTGAATAACCCAACCCTATATCTCGCAACGAATCTTTCTCCGCCACACAAACCAGCACCTTCCCCCCAGCCATACTCGGCAATTTCGGATCCACTTCCGGGTACATTATCGGGTCACTTAACCCGGCGCTCGTTGGGTACATAACACCGTACATTTTACTGGACTCTTTACCACCGAAAAATGGGTGAACCAATAGTAACCCGAGAATGTTAGGGCCAGCCAACCCGCTCGCGCCAGCCTGAACAGCAACGTAGTGGGCTATGTTGGCCCCGGCGCTCTCCCCCGCCAAGAAAACCCGCCCGAAATCAGCATGCTCGTTCAGCCACGGGTCGGGTCCTTGACCTTTCGAGTGGGTAGCGATCCACTGCAGTGCGGCCCACGAGTCCTGATGCGCGGTTGGTAGAGGGTGCTCCGGGGCAAGCCTGTAGTCAACGGAGATAACAACCGCACGTGCCGCGGaggcgagagagagaagaaaattatGGAAGGTCTTGTTGAAAGGGGATCCAACGCAGAAGGCTCCACCGTGGTAGTGAACGATGAGTGGCAACTTGTGATCTGGGCCGTTGATTTTTGGGAGGAAGAGGCGGGCAGAGACGCCGGATTCGGAAGAGACGACGACGTCTCTGGATTGTACGTGGGTTTTGGGGTCTAGACCAGTAGGAAAACAGTCAGGGACCCCGTACCTCTCAACGCGGCCATCTTTGTATACTTTGAAGTAGGGTGGGAATTCATGGGTTGTTTCGTTGGTGCTGGAATCCATTCCAAAATATGCGTCTGAGGTTgtgagagaggagaaagaagctTACCAAacgaaagagaaaatgagatcAAATTATAGAAAGGATTTTACCAACTACCAACAGATCATGTTTTTGATTTCATTCACAAGTAAATGTTGTTTATTGGGCTGCCGTATCAGGATAAAAACAACTCATCACTATCCATGGTCAACCCTTGCTCGGATTGGTCCTCTTTGTCATAGGGCTGCAAATGAGTCTGGTTTCGGCCAATCGTGATCACAAAAAtatgtttaattattaaaaaaaataaatatttgggttaaataaatttttgtcccAGGTGATTTaacaacttaatttttttttgcctaaattttagtttttatcacaaaagatatctcggatttacataaaaataaagatagtactttcatttaaatttcatttaaaatttaatagaaagTCACGTcaacaccattaaaaaaatgacgTGATGTAGCTCAGTAAAGACttacagaaagaaagagaaaaaaaagaataataataatggactAATTTTTACCGTCATCCTCCTAGTCGTTTGTATCTGCATACTAGCCTATGAAATGCCATCTTTCATTACTCTATTAACTAACAAGTTTATATGTTAATACTTGTACATTacaatattatatttatataggaTATTATTATACAATATATACATACGAGCAAGTTAACGAGTTGAGTCGAACTTATAATATATGTTCACGAGTAACGttacaagtctctcttgtgtccttccaagaatgatgtggctcttaaagtTACCATTaggcttgtaattgatcactattcaatttcgatttttttttttaattttttatttctaattatgTATATGGACCcatgtcaattttttagggGTGCTGACTTGGATTTCCATCAATTTTTGAACGGAATTTAGACGGAGGTACTATCTCTATTTTTAACCATTATTAAGGTACTATCTGTGATACAAAACGAAACTGATgggaataaaaataaagttgttaaaccacatgagAATTTAAtcccaacaaaaacaaattctaaattctaaaattCATGCCGGTCTTTGTCTGAACCGTTTGAAAAATATCACTTCGAAGGAGACGCAAAACCCTGAGGGGTGATCAAGGGTAGCTCCTCGCGGCCTGCAGCAAAACTCTGAGGGGTAATCTGGAGGTAGCACAAGCGGAGGCAAGGGCAGCACTTATAGCCATTCAATTCTGCAGATCTTTGGGGCTTGAACACGTTCATTTCGAAGGAGACGCAAAGATGGTGATTACTGCGGTTAATTCATCCGATCCGGACTGGAGCAGTATGGGTTTCGTGGTGAAAGACATCAAGCATGAACTACAGGCCATGACGCAATGGTGTTTTACTTTTGTGCGTAGGGAAGGAAATAAGGCAGCTCATACACTGTCGAAACTAGCTATAAGGAGTTTTTTGGATAACACGTGGTTCTATAAACCACCTGAGTGTATCTCTGAGATTTTGCAAATGGAGCAAGTTGCTCCAATTGCCATTGAA from Corylus avellana chromosome ca1, CavTom2PMs-1.0 encodes the following:
- the LOC132167383 gene encoding 2-hydroxyisoflavanone dehydratase-like gives rise to the protein MDSSTNETTHEFPPYFKVYKDGRVERYGVPDCFPTGLDPKTHVQSRDVVVSSESGVSARLFLPKINGPDHKLPLIVHYHGGAFCVGSPFNKTFHNFLLSLASAARAVVISVDYRLAPEHPLPTAHQDSWAALQWIATHSKGQGPDPWLNEHADFGRVFLAGESAGANIAHYVAVQAGASGLAGPNILGLLLVHPFFGGKESSKMYGVMYPTSAGLSDPIMYPEVDPKLPSMAGGKVLVCVAEKDSLRDIGLGYSEALRKSGWGGTLCSYETEGEGHGFFLLNPRSHKVEPLIQAMVDFINLD